In the Gossypium raimondii isolate GPD5lz chromosome 9, ASM2569854v1, whole genome shotgun sequence genome, one interval contains:
- the LOC105800111 gene encoding ethylene-responsive transcription factor ERF027, translating into MANLSPEENPPAPQIPDSTLDLVQLPNHSNLPSIPTPNPVQYRRHSSYRGIRSRSGKWVSEIREPRKTTRIWLGTYPTPEMAATAYDVAAIALKGPDTDLNFPDMILSYPKVASTSAADIRAAAASAAASRLPMPDTGSSKQDQGNLQNEGTASTFSTCMESGSGQEYIDEEELLNFPNLMVDMAGGMLVTPPRINSLASDDSPEISDIESLWTYP; encoded by the coding sequence ATGGCCAATTTGTCCCCCGAAGAGAACCCACCAGCCCCTCAAATCCCCGACTCTACGCTCGATCTTGTGCAGTTGCCAAATCACAGCAACCTACCTTCCATCCCGACGCCAAACCCTGTTCAATATAGAAGGCATTCTAGTTATCGGGGAATACGAAGCAGGAGCGGCAAATGGGTATCTGAAATACGCGAACCGCGTAAAACCACGCGTATATGGCTCGGAACGTACCCCACTCCTGAAATGGCAGCCACCGCGTATGATGTGGCTGCTATTGCTCTAAAAGGTCCCGACACGGATTTGAACTTTCCGGATATGATTCTTTCGTATCCAAAAGTGGCTTCTACATCCGCAGCCGATATTCGAGCGGCTGCTGCTAGTGCTGCCGCTTCCAGGCTACCCATGCCAGATACGGGGTCATCAAAACAGGATCAAGGCAACCTTCAAAATGAGGGTACCGCGTCGACTTTTAGCACTTGCATGGAGTCTGGTTCAGGTCAGGAATATATTGACGAGGAAGAGCTTTTAAACTTTCCCAATTTGATGGTGGACATGGCAGGAGGAATGCTCGTAACCCCTCCCAGGATCAACTCACTCGCTTCAGATGATTCACCAGAGATTTCAGATATAGAAAGCCTATGGACTTATCCTTAA